Proteins from one Telopea speciosissima isolate NSW1024214 ecotype Mountain lineage chromosome 1, Tspe_v1, whole genome shotgun sequence genomic window:
- the LOC122655169 gene encoding LOW QUALITY PROTEIN: peroxisomal membrane protein 11C (The sequence of the model RefSeq protein was modified relative to this genomic sequence to represent the inferred CDS: deleted 1 base in 1 codon; substituted 1 base at 1 genomic stop codon) gives MSMLDATRAELALVVLYLNKTEARDKICRAIQFASKFLSNGEPGTAQNIDKSTGLARKVFRLRNQFLSDVLLGWAIICFNRYYGVSLCCFCFSGWNLILSVYFCSLIYLGYLLIKLLLDLQFVNDLHVLISPTPQGTLLPIVLLGKSKNALLSFLFLDQIVWFGRTGIYKDKEQRAERIGRIAFFCYMGSSVCTTLVELAELGRLSASMKKLEKDLNNTDKYQIEXYCLRLKQSNDRSLNLIKADMDIVVAVGILQLAPKKVTPHVTGGFGFVSALISCYQLLLAAPKSKAS, from the exons ATGAGTATGCTAGATGCAACCAGAGCAGAACTTGCTCTTGTGGTCTTGTATCTGAACAAAACTGAGGCCAGGGATAAGATATGCAGAGCCATACAATTTGCTTCAAAATTCTTGAGCAATGGAGAGCCTGGTACAGCTCAAAATATTGACAAATCAACTGGCTTGGCACGTAAAGTTTTTCGTTTAAG AAACCAATTTCTTTCTGATGTTTTATTGGGTTGGGCCATCATTTGCTTTAATAGGTATTATGGGGTTTCTCTATGCTGCTTTTGCTTTTCAGGCTGGAATCTGATATTGAGCGTGTATTTCTGCAGTCTTATTTATCTTGGCTATCTTTTAATCAAACTTCTATTGGACTTGCAGTTTGTGAATGATTTGCATGTTTTAATTAGTCCAACTCCCCAGGGAACTCTTCTTCCAATTGTTTTACTTGGAAAG TCCAAGAATGCATTACTATCTTTCTTGTTTCTCGATCAAATTGTCTGGTTTGGGAGAACAGGCATCTATAAG GACAAGGAGCAGCGGGCAGAGCGAATCGGCAGGATCGCT TTTTTCTGTTATATGGGTTCCTCAGTTTGTACCACCTTGGTTGAG CTTGCAGAACTTGGAAGGCTGTCTGCATCAATGAAGAAGTTGGAAAAGGATCTTAATAACACTGATAAGTACCAG ATTGAATAATACTGTCTCAGGCTCAAGCAGTCAAATGATAGGTCATTAAATCTGATAAAAGCAGATATGGATATAGTGGTTGCAGTTGGGATACTTCAACTGGCACCTAAGAAAGTCACTCCTCATGTAACGGGAGGCTTCGGATTTGTCAGCGCACTCATCTCTTGTTATCAG TTGCTCCTGGCTGCACCGAAGTCGAAGGCATCCTGA